The Thiomicrorhabdus aquaedulcis sequence GATCGACTGCGAACCTCATACACAAAGTCGGCTTCTTCACCGTGAAAAACCACCATTTTAACGCGATCTTTTTCGGCGTCGTACTCCACCTGAGCCACCAGAGATTGGGCGTTTAACTCCGCCGCAACTTCTTCACACGCCGCTTTGGCTTTTTGTTTAATAAAGCGGCTCACCACCGACTGACTTGGATAGTCAATGATGGTGTGCAAACGTTCTTTCCAGTCGCCTTGATTAGCCGGTGCAATGGGAGCCATGTTTAACTGTAAGCTGTCGCGTTTGGCCATGTCCACTCGCAACGCCTTAATTAAACCATAGGTCGCAATAAGCAATACCACCGAAAAAGGCAACGCGCTGGCAATGGTCATGGTTTGCAAGGCGCCTAAACCGCCCATTAATAATAAGATGGCTGCAATTAAACCTACGCCGACCACCCAATACATTCGTTGCCACAACGGGGTGTCGTCACGGCCGCTTGAGCAGAGCATATTAACCACCATGGCGCCTGAGTCGGCCGACGTGACAAAGAAAATAACCACCATTACAATAGCAATAAAAGACAGGACAGCACCCCATGGAAACATGTCTAAAAAGGCAAACAACGCCAGCGCCACATCGTTTGAAACCGCTTCAGACAAGCTGTTCATTCCGCCGTTTAAAATCATATCAATGGCCGAGTTGCCCAAAAATGTAAACCACATTAAGCTAAAGCCCACCGGAACAAACAACACGCCAATGACAAACTCTCTAATTTTACGACCACGCGAAACTCTGGCAATAAACAGTCCCACAAAAGGAGCCCACGCCAGCCACCAAGCCCAATAAAAGATTGTCCAACCACCAATCCAATCGGTTTTTTGATAGGCAAACAGGTTAAAAGTAACCCGAACGATGTCCGATAGGTACGCACCAGTGTTTTGAATTAAGGCCTGCAATAAAAACACCGTTGACCCTAAAAACAGCACCAACAACATTAAAATTACCGCCAAGCTCATATTTAACTCTGAAAGCCGACGAATCCCTTTATCTAAGCCAGTGGCAACCGAAATCGCCGCCAATCCGGTTACCGCAGCAATTAAGACCACTTGCATCATCGCACTGATTGGCACGCCAAACAGCGTGTTTAAACCGCTGTTCATTTGCAATACACCGTATCCTAACGAAGTGGCAATTCCAAATACCGTACCAATCACCGCAAACACATCCACAGCATGTCCTATTGGACCGTAAATTCGATCGCCAATAAGCGGATACAAGGCCGAACGTAACGTAAGTGGCAGTCCATGACGATAACTAAAAAAGGCCAAAATGAGCGCCACAATGGCGTATATGGCCCAGGCGTGTAATCCCCAATGAAAAAAAGTAATGTTCATGGCCTGACGTGCGGCCTCTACCGTGCCGGGATCACCAACCGGGGGGGCTAAAAAATGCATAACGGGTTCGGCCACGCCAAAAAACATCAATCCAATGCCCATGCCCGCCGAAAACAGCATAGAAAACCACGTTAAGTTAGAGTAATCGGGCGATGCATGGTCAGGACCAAGCTTAATTTCTCCATAACGGGACAAGCCTAAAAACACCACTGTAATGAGAATAATCGCAACCGTTAAAATATAAAACCAACCAAAATTAACAATAATGGCGTTTTGCAAACCACCCAATACCGCCTCGGCGTGGGTAGGAAAGGTTACTGCATAAATCAGCAGCAAAACCACCAATCCTGAAGCGGTGTAAAATACCGGCGGATTTAACTTGGCCGGTGCTAAAGTCGAATCGGACATATTTCTCTCCTTGGTAAAACCAAACGTAACATCACTAAACTAAGCGTCCATAACCCTTAAAAATCGTATCGCGCACCCAAAACCAAAGCGTGACCGTTTGATTGCGTTTGATACCCTCCTAGCGGGTTAAACTCTTCGGAATCTGGCGTGTAAATGGCGTAACTGTTTTCTTCATAAAAATACTCAACAAACACTTTAAACGCTTTGGTGTATTGATAATCGACCCCAAGATGGTAAGAAGAACCTATAAAAATGCATCGGCTTCATCATTTTTACCGGCTTTACCATCGCCTTTAGACACCATGGCTTTAAACGTATAGTCGTTTAAAGTATATGAACCATACAAATTGGCCACCATTGGATTGGCATTTTGCACAACCGTATGATGCGATTGCAATTGCTCTACTTTAGTAGCAAACCGCCAAGCACCGCTGTGATAAGAGCCCGACACCCCAAGTAAATTAGCGCGTTCGTCATGGCTGTCTTGATACGCCAGCGCCAGTTGAACCCCTTGGTGTTGATACGACAATGCTGTTTGCAAAGTATCTAAATAGGCGGTGCCCGCGCCATCGGTCATATCAACGCCTGACACGGTTAACTGCACGCCGTTTAATGGCGGTGTTGTGTACGTGAGTGCTTCACGGCGAAAGGTTGCGTGGGTGGCAAATCCAGAATAAAACGAGCTAAAATAATCGACCGGATAAGCGATGTTATTGTAATAAGCCAACCATTGATTGCCCAAAGCCAAAGAGCCCCACTGGTCGCTTGACGCGGTTATTTTAGCGATGCGTGGCCCGTTATTTTCTTTATAAAATCCTTGAAAAAACGACGGATCTTGCGCTTGCATTTGCGCCACATCCAACGGAAACTCTAAGACCGCGCCCAGTTGCACGCCATTGTCTAAGAGGTAATTGGCCTGAACCCCAAGCCGAGAGTACGCATCTCGCAAGCCGTTGTAATGATTGTCTTCACCGGCTTGCGCCTTATCGACCACTACCGACTCGGCTTGAACACGCAAAGAACCATAAGGGGTGAGCGTTAATTCGGCAAACGCGGCTGTTGCGCCACTTAAGCCAAACAAAAAAATCAGAGCAGAAACTAAAAATGCAGTACCAAAAAATTTTGACATAAGCCGTCCTTTTGAGTTTAAAAAAACGCGCTATTTTAAAAAAATTAAGCAGGCTGACCTTTTCAACCGTAACACACCCCGCCTACCTTATCAAATAGGCTTAATGCCAAAATTAAGCACTATTATTAAATTAATAAGCTCATAAACTGATTACAACACCGTTGTACCGGCTGGCGTTTAAAGTGGCTAATGACCGGCTAATATTAACGTCACACAACCAGCTCAAGTTGGTAAACTAGTGCCCTTTAAAGCCTATGGATGCAAACCCACATGATTAAACTCACCGAATACAGCCATGGCGCAGGCTGTGGCTGTAAAATTTCGCCGCAAATTTTAGACTGTATTTTGCAAACTCAATTGCCCGTAGCCGCTCACCCCAATCTGTTGGTAGGCAACAGCACCAAAGACGATGCGGCGGCGTACGACTTGGGCAATGGCACGTCGGTGTTAAGCACCACCGACTTTTTTATGCCGATTGTGGACGACCCGTTTACCTTTGGGCGCATTGCCGCCACCAACGCCATAAGCGACATTTACGCCATGGGCGGCACACCGCTTATGGCGATTGCCATTTTTGGCTGGCC is a genomic window containing:
- a CDS encoding BCCT family transporter; its protein translation is MSDSTLAPAKLNPPVFYTASGLVVLLLIYAVTFPTHAEAVLGGLQNAIIVNFGWFYILTVAIILITVVFLGLSRYGEIKLGPDHASPDYSNLTWFSMLFSAGMGIGLMFFGVAEPVMHFLAPPVGDPGTVEAARQAMNITFFHWGLHAWAIYAIVALILAFFSYRHGLPLTLRSALYPLIGDRIYGPIGHAVDVFAVIGTVFGIATSLGYGVLQMNSGLNTLFGVPISAMMQVVLIAAVTGLAAISVATGLDKGIRRLSELNMSLAVILMLLVLFLGSTVFLLQALIQNTGAYLSDIVRVTFNLFAYQKTDWIGGWTIFYWAWWLAWAPFVGLFIARVSRGRKIREFVIGVLFVPVGFSLMWFTFLGNSAIDMILNGGMNSLSEAVSNDVALALFAFLDMFPWGAVLSFIAIVMVVIFFVTSADSGAMVVNMLCSSGRDDTPLWQRMYWVVGVGLIAAILLLMGGLGALQTMTIASALPFSVVLLIATYGLIKALRVDMAKRDSLQLNMAPIAPANQGDWKERLHTIIDYPSQSVVSRFIKQKAKAACEEVAAELNAQSLVAQVEYDAEKDRVKMVVFHGEEADFVYEVRSRSHLKPEFTQVDQPEESFEESARYYRAEIHLREGGQDYDVMGWSKQALINDIIDHYHKHMHFLHVLR
- a CDS encoding porin; translation: MSKFFGTAFLVSALIFLFGLSGATAAFAELTLTPYGSLRVQAESVVVDKAQAGEDNHYNGLRDAYSRLGVQANYLLDNGVQLGAVLEFPLDVAQMQAQDPSFFQGFYKENNGPRIAKITASSDQWGSLALGNQWLAYYNNIAYPVDYFSSFYSGFATHATFRREALTYTTPPLNGVQLTVSGVDMTDGAGTAYLDTLQTALSYQHQGVQLALAYQDSHDERANLLGVSGSYHSGAWRFATKVEQLQSHHTVVQNANPMVANLYGSYTLNDYTFKAMVSKGDGKAGKNDEADAFL